From Rhodothermales bacterium, one genomic window encodes:
- a CDS encoding glycoside hydrolase family 16 protein yields the protein MAHHRAARLLFAAALLLQAGCDPSTDAPTTALPGWTLVWSDEFDTDGLPDAGKWGYDVGDHGWGNQELQNYLARNPETARVEEGHLIITASLTGEGDSKTYPSARLVTKNKGDWTYGRVEVRAKIPRGRGTWPAIWMLPTANTYGTWPASGEIDIMEHVGFDPTNIHGTVHTSSFNHTIGTQKGEARIVPTALDAFHVYAIEWRSDRIDFFVDSDRYFTFANTGNGPADWPFDQPFHLVMNIAVGGSWGGQQGVDDTIFPQEMQVDYVRVYREE from the coding sequence ATGGCACACCATCGCGCAGCCCGACTTCTGTTCGCCGCCGCCCTGCTTCTCCAGGCAGGCTGCGATCCCTCAACCGACGCCCCCACTACGGCCCTGCCCGGGTGGACCCTCGTCTGGAGCGATGAATTCGACACCGACGGCCTGCCCGACGCGGGTAAATGGGGATACGATGTCGGCGATCACGGCTGGGGGAATCAGGAACTCCAGAATTACCTCGCCCGAAATCCCGAAACGGCCCGCGTCGAAGAGGGCCACCTCATCATCACGGCTTCGTTGACCGGCGAAGGCGACAGCAAGACCTACCCCTCCGCCCGGCTCGTCACAAAAAACAAGGGCGACTGGACCTACGGCCGCGTCGAGGTGCGCGCGAAGATCCCGCGGGGCCGCGGCACGTGGCCGGCGATCTGGATGCTGCCCACCGCGAACACCTACGGGACGTGGCCGGCGAGCGGCGAGATCGACATCATGGAGCACGTCGGGTTCGACCCCACCAACATTCACGGCACCGTCCACACCAGTTCGTTCAACCACACGATCGGCACCCAGAAAGGCGAGGCGCGCATCGTCCCGACGGCGCTCGACGCGTTCCATGTCTACGCCATCGAGTGGCGCAGCGACCGCATCGACTTTTTCGTCGATTCCGACCGCTACTTCACCTTCGCCAACACCGGCAACGGGCCGGCCGATTGGCCCTTCGACCAACCCTTCCACCTCGTCATGAATATCGCCGTCGGCGGGTCATGGGGCGGCCAGCAGGGCGTCGACGACACGATTTTCCCTCAGGAAATGCAGGTGGATTACGTGCGCGTGTATCGCGAAGAATAA
- a CDS encoding polysaccharide deacetylase family protein — MKRAALVLLVLLAVAVIGWRISRSRSFQFFGGLVTRVDTAEPVVALTFDDGPTALGVDFILPLLDSLDVRATFFLTGREIAESPELAPRLIAAGHAIGNHSYTHSQMVLKSLSFVRDEIEQTDALIRQAGWTGDIPFRPPYGKRLLVLPYYLDATGRKTLLWDVEPESNQGPEPDPVAMATDAIEYARPGSIIIMHIMYESRRTSREAIPLIVDGLRDRGFRFVTVQELMQAYAND; from the coding sequence ATGAAGCGCGCTGCTCTCGTACTGCTCGTCCTGCTGGCGGTGGCGGTAATCGGCTGGCGCATCAGCCGGTCCCGGTCGTTTCAGTTTTTCGGCGGGCTGGTTACGCGCGTCGACACCGCCGAACCCGTCGTGGCGTTGACCTTCGACGATGGCCCGACCGCGCTCGGCGTCGATTTTATCCTCCCCTTGCTGGACAGCCTCGACGTGCGCGCCACCTTTTTCCTGACCGGCCGGGAGATCGCCGAGTCGCCCGAGCTGGCCCCGCGGCTCATCGCCGCCGGCCATGCGATCGGCAACCACTCCTACACCCACAGCCAGATGGTGCTGAAGTCGCTGTCCTTCGTCCGCGACGAAATCGAGCAGACCGACGCGCTCATCCGCCAGGCCGGCTGGACCGGCGACATCCCGTTTCGGCCGCCCTACGGCAAACGGCTTCTGGTGCTCCCTTATTACCTGGATGCCACGGGGCGAAAGACCCTGCTCTGGGACGTCGAGCCGGAATCAAACCAGGGCCCCGAACCCGATCCGGTGGCGATGGCGACCGACGCGATCGAGTACGCGCGGCCGGGATCCATCATCATCATGCACATCATGTACGAAAGCCGGCGGACCTCCCGCGAGGCCATACCGCTCATCGTCGACGGGCTTCGCGACCGCGGCTTTCGGTTCGTCACCGTGCAGGAGTTGATGCAGGCATACGCCAACGACTAA
- a CDS encoding class I SAM-dependent methyltransferase, which yields MWDERYSTEEYIYGTDPNDFLAEMAGSLPVGQTLCLADGEGRNGVYLAGLGHAVTAVDSSSVGLDKARRLAATRGVEIATVHADLADFSIEPGAWDAVVSIFCHLPGALRRAVHRRVVEGLKPGGVLLLEAYTPDQLRFGTGGPPDVDRLMRLADLKTELDGLTFEVGRELERDVIEGRFHGGRGAVVQVFARKK from the coding sequence ATGTGGGATGAACGCTACAGCACGGAAGAATACATCTACGGCACCGACCCCAACGACTTTCTGGCCGAGATGGCCGGATCGCTCCCGGTCGGACAAACGCTCTGCCTGGCGGATGGCGAGGGGCGAAACGGCGTTTATCTGGCCGGCCTGGGCCATGCCGTCACCGCGGTGGACAGCTCGTCGGTCGGGCTCGACAAAGCACGCCGGCTCGCCGCGACCCGGGGGGTCGAGATCGCAACCGTTCATGCCGACCTGGCCGACTTCTCCATCGAACCGGGCGCCTGGGATGCCGTCGTATCCATCTTCTGCCATCTCCCCGGCGCCCTCCGCCGCGCCGTGCACCGCCGTGTCGTGGAGGGACTCAAACCCGGCGGCGTGCTCCTGCTCGAAGCATACACGCCGGATCAGCTCCGCTTCGGGACCGGCGGACCGCCGGATGTCGACCGGTTGATGCGGCTCGCAGATCTGAAAACCGAACTGGATGGACTGACGTTCGAGGTCGGTCGCGAGCTGGAGCGCGACGTGATCGAAGGCCGCTTTCACGGCGGTCGCGGCGCCGTCGTACAGGTCTTCGCCCGCAAGAAATGA
- a CDS encoding T9SS type A sorting domain-containing protein produces the protein MSGIRRFVTLACALSFVILAGDSAAQVRNPNRFLPLEVGNRWEFATTRKSGAAVPAFLVYAVLRDTVIDRRAYVVIQERRLSNIRTHVASSECVMPTGGENQARVPPAFPACFEMLVTPRWAGQSGTSRDRPVEIRIGMDAQYAAPATTTHRDAWTSSYGDEYTATTTYALGLGPYHHEQSRSYRVGTRPDDAWEANLIFARVGNATYGKSALPVASSSARADALPAFNIHPNPFSDRLVVETSADVRQDIRVELFDLLGHSVADTTTRFPEGSITIRVAGMADGMYLLRLSDVHGHALARPLVRLSR, from the coding sequence ATGTCTGGCATCCGTCGCTTCGTCACCCTCGCATGCGCCCTCTCCTTCGTCATCCTGGCCGGCGATAGCGCCGCACAGGTGCGCAATCCAAACCGCTTCCTTCCGTTGGAGGTGGGCAACCGGTGGGAGTTCGCCACGACCCGTAAATCCGGCGCGGCCGTGCCGGCTTTTCTCGTCTATGCCGTCCTCCGGGACACCGTGATCGATCGCCGCGCCTATGTCGTCATCCAGGAACGACGCCTGAGCAACATCCGAACGCACGTCGCCTCGAGCGAATGCGTCATGCCGACTGGCGGCGAGAATCAGGCCCGTGTGCCGCCGGCCTTCCCTGCCTGCTTCGAGATGCTGGTCACGCCCCGGTGGGCCGGGCAGTCCGGGACGTCCCGCGATCGCCCTGTTGAAATCCGGATCGGAATGGACGCGCAGTATGCGGCCCCCGCGACCACGACCCACCGCGATGCATGGACCTCGTCGTACGGCGATGAATACACGGCAACCACAACCTACGCGCTCGGATTGGGGCCGTATCATCACGAGCAATCGCGCAGCTACCGCGTCGGCACGCGGCCCGACGATGCGTGGGAGGCGAATCTCATCTTTGCGCGCGTCGGCAACGCGACATATGGAAAAAGTGCGCTACCCGTGGCATCCTCCTCAGCGCGCGCCGACGCGCTGCCGGCATTTAACATCCACCCGAATCCCTTTTCGGATCGCCTCGTAGTGGAGACATCGGCCGACGTGCGGCAGGATATCCGTGTCGAATTATTCGATCTCCTCGGGCACAGCGTGGCGGATACGACCACCCGATTCCCGGAGGGATCCATCACGATTCGGGTCGCCGGCATGGCCGACGGCATGTATCTTCTACGGTTGAGCGACGTCCACGGGCACGCACTCGCCCGGCCGCTTGTCCGACTTTCCAGATGA
- a CDS encoding FKBP-type peptidyl-prolyl cis-trans isomerase, with amino-acid sequence MSRPCFQVGLAVALAVVALAGCARQSAIVTTATGLRYQVLVAGEGDPARPGQRVTIHETVTLRNGTPVFDSREKNTPITIQLGVNQVIAGLDEGVTGMRIGERRIFTIPPALSHRSSYPPNTPPDSTLVIDLEVLDILDP; translated from the coding sequence ATGTCGCGCCCCTGTTTTCAGGTTGGCCTGGCGGTTGCGCTGGCCGTCGTCGCGCTCGCCGGCTGCGCGCGCCAATCGGCCATCGTCACCACCGCCACCGGGCTTCGGTATCAGGTGCTCGTGGCGGGCGAGGGCGACCCCGCCCGTCCGGGGCAGCGTGTGACGATTCACGAAACCGTGACGCTCCGGAACGGCACCCCCGTGTTCGATTCGCGCGAGAAGAACACGCCGATCACGATTCAACTGGGCGTCAATCAGGTCATCGCCGGCCTGGATGAAGGGGTCACCGGGATGCGGATCGGCGAACGACGCATCTTTACGATTCCGCCGGCGCTCAGCCATCGGTCGTCGTATCCCCCCAACACACCGCCCGACTCGACGCTCGTGATCGACCTCGAAGTCCTGGACATCCTCGATCCCTGA
- a CDS encoding zinc-binding dehydrogenase, with product MQQSWITRAGGPEVLELREAPTPEPGPGQVRIRVEASGVNFADVMARRGLYPDAPPLPTVVGYEVAGTIDAVGPGVERSLGEPVLAFTRFGGYSTHVIVVDGQAIARPAGMPVNDAAALLVNYITAFQAMVLMGSIRRPEEIGRPVRVLVLGASGGVGTAAADLGRYYGAEMYGAASASKHAYVRERGYAHALDYRETGWEKRAKELTDGHGFDLILDPVGGESWSTGFDLLAPAGRMVMFGFSTAFDSGKTMGKLAFLKAMTSVPWLKFLPFPLIDTNKGVLGLNAGHLWGYPEEVRRWIDRLLELYTEGHLKPEVDRTFPLAEAGAAHAYLEERRNRGKVLLIP from the coding sequence ATGCAGCAATCCTGGATCACCCGCGCCGGCGGGCCCGAGGTACTCGAACTCCGAGAAGCCCCCACCCCCGAGCCCGGCCCGGGGCAGGTCCGCATCCGCGTCGAGGCGAGCGGGGTGAATTTCGCGGACGTGATGGCGCGGCGAGGCCTCTATCCGGACGCTCCGCCGCTGCCAACCGTCGTCGGCTACGAAGTGGCCGGCACGATCGACGCGGTTGGCCCGGGCGTGGAGCGCTCGCTCGGCGAACCGGTGCTCGCCTTTACGCGCTTCGGCGGGTACAGCACGCATGTGATCGTCGTCGATGGCCAGGCGATAGCCCGGCCGGCGGGCATGCCGGTGAACGATGCGGCCGCGCTCCTCGTCAATTACATCACCGCCTTCCAGGCGATGGTATTGATGGGCAGCATCCGCCGGCCCGAAGAGATCGGCCGCCCGGTCCGCGTGCTCGTCCTGGGTGCCTCGGGCGGCGTGGGCACGGCGGCGGCGGACCTCGGACGCTACTACGGCGCGGAGATGTATGGCGCGGCCTCGGCCTCCAAACACGCGTATGTGAGGGAACGAGGCTATGCGCATGCGCTGGACTACCGGGAAACGGGCTGGGAAAAACGCGCGAAGGAGCTGACGGACGGGCATGGGTTCGACCTCATCCTGGACCCCGTCGGTGGCGAGAGCTGGTCGACCGGATTCGACCTGCTCGCGCCGGCGGGCCGCATGGTGATGTTCGGCTTCTCGACGGCGTTCGATTCCGGCAAAACCATGGGAAAACTGGCGTTCCTCAAGGCCATGACCAGCGTGCCGTGGCTCAAATTCCTCCCTTTTCCCCTGATCGACACCAACAAGGGCGTGCTCGGCCTCAACGCCGGCCACCTCTGGGGGTATCCCGAAGAAGTGCGGCGTTGGATCGATCGCCTGCTTGAGTTATATACCGAAGGGCATCTCAAACCGGAAGTCGACCGGACCTTCCCCCTCGCCGAGGCCGGCGCGGCGCACGCGTACCTGGAGGAGCGTCGCAATCGGGGCAAAGTATTACTCATTCCTTAA
- a CDS encoding ABC transporter permease, producing the protein MFDLEKAIAAWRHPYTFAKAFSARDIDEMERHLRDQVEELVQAGASPESAFRQAVAEMGPLDAATREYGKVWWRKVRHRGAVSHEARAMYAMARNDVRLAYRNLWRDRVPSAINILGLSIALGCCITVYVFLATWYSLDSFHAQGERLLLAQHVVERNGQSEIWGSMPMPLGPALEADIPQVERAVRINRAGVSIRRGDELFDEAVTFVDIGFFDALSFPLASGTPEALRDPSAVLLSEPMARRLFGEADPVGETLAMTFDRRVRRTVTVAGVLQPFPANNGFRFDMLMGFDTQYDLGLAERDDWRTQTSGLFVLARTAGDAASIAEQMNRYLPVQHAANSEWPIQSFGFDTFTAPSSDAFRIRGRISEPADPALTVLLVLIAAFMLALSVFNYINITLGSAARRLKEIALRKVIGGNRRQLIAQFMTENVLLCLMALAIGIALSRLAMVPLFNATFVLNLDLRFWEHLGFWAFLVGLLAFVGIASGAYPALYIASFEPVAIFRGRQRLADNAWFTRACLTFQFVLAFITVIMGVVLTLNSRYLIRQDWGYDPSHTLVFELEDISQYQPFRDALAQHAGVLSVGGAAEHIGRTPGRAELRRPDGETTPVLRYDVDSAYVQTLGLRLREGRLFDPGRTGEAGRAVVVNDRFVRAMGWANPLGQTVRLDTTVYAVVGVVEDFSFFLLAEPQPAALVASPATAFPYLTVRVRDDALAGVEAYAETVWKRLYPESTISKYRQATVFDDTYQQYNSVTQTFNYIAGLALLIACMGLFGLASQNIARRMKEISIRKVVGASLGRLTILINRRFLVQLAVAAGIATALCILGINLLLGVVRESVPIAHMPLTPLPFLVAYALVLGTTALAIGSQWHKIAGANPADVLRGDG; encoded by the coding sequence ATGTTCGATCTGGAAAAAGCGATCGCCGCCTGGCGGCATCCCTACACCTTTGCCAAGGCGTTCAGCGCGCGCGACATCGACGAAATGGAGCGCCACCTGCGTGATCAGGTTGAGGAACTGGTTCAGGCCGGCGCGTCGCCGGAAAGTGCCTTTCGCCAGGCCGTCGCCGAGATGGGCCCGCTGGACGCCGCCACCCGGGAGTACGGCAAAGTATGGTGGCGCAAGGTGCGGCACCGGGGCGCGGTATCCCACGAAGCACGCGCGATGTACGCCATGGCGCGCAACGATGTCAGACTGGCCTATCGCAACCTCTGGCGCGACCGGGTGCCGTCGGCGATCAACATCCTCGGCCTGTCCATCGCGCTGGGCTGCTGCATCACGGTATATGTATTTCTGGCGACCTGGTATTCGCTCGACAGCTTCCACGCGCAAGGCGAACGCCTGCTGCTGGCGCAGCATGTCGTCGAACGCAACGGCCAGTCCGAGATCTGGGGATCGATGCCCATGCCGCTCGGGCCAGCGCTGGAGGCGGATATCCCCCAGGTGGAACGCGCCGTACGCATCAACCGCGCCGGCGTGAGCATCCGCCGCGGCGACGAGCTGTTCGACGAAGCGGTCACCTTCGTGGACATCGGCTTTTTCGACGCCCTGTCCTTCCCCCTGGCATCCGGCACGCCGGAGGCGCTGCGCGATCCATCGGCCGTCCTGCTCAGCGAACCCATGGCGCGCCGGCTCTTCGGCGAGGCCGACCCGGTGGGAGAAACCCTCGCGATGACCTTTGACCGACGCGTGCGACGCACGGTGACCGTCGCCGGCGTCCTGCAGCCCTTCCCGGCCAACAACGGCTTTCGGTTCGACATGCTGATGGGCTTCGACACCCAGTACGACCTCGGACTGGCCGAGCGCGACGATTGGCGGACGCAGACCTCGGGCCTGTTCGTGCTTGCGCGCACGGCCGGCGATGCCGCGTCGATCGCCGAGCAGATGAACCGCTACCTCCCCGTCCAGCACGCCGCGAACTCCGAATGGCCGATCCAATCGTTCGGATTCGACACTTTCACCGCTCCGTCTTCCGACGCCTTCCGCATCCGGGGGCGCATCTCGGAGCCGGCGGATCCCGCGCTGACGGTGCTGCTCGTGCTGATCGCCGCTTTCATGCTGGCGCTGTCGGTGTTCAACTACATCAACATCACGCTGGGATCGGCCGCGCGGCGGCTCAAGGAAATCGCGCTGCGAAAGGTGATCGGCGGCAACCGGCGGCAGTTGATCGCCCAGTTCATGACGGAGAATGTGCTGCTCTGTCTGATGGCCCTGGCGATCGGCATCGCCCTGTCACGGTTGGCGATGGTGCCGCTATTCAACGCCACCTTTGTGTTGAACCTGGACCTGCGGTTCTGGGAGCACCTCGGCTTCTGGGCCTTCCTGGTCGGGCTGCTGGCGTTCGTCGGCATCGCCTCGGGCGCCTATCCCGCGCTGTACATCGCGTCCTTCGAACCCGTCGCCATCTTCCGGGGCCGGCAGCGGCTGGCGGACAATGCCTGGTTCACGCGCGCCTGCCTCACGTTCCAGTTCGTCCTCGCCTTCATCACCGTCATCATGGGGGTCGTGCTGACGCTCAACAGCCGCTACCTGATCCGGCAGGACTGGGGCTACGACCCTTCGCACACCCTCGTATTCGAACTCGAGGACATCAGCCAGTACCAGCCGTTCCGGGATGCGCTCGCGCAACACGCCGGCGTGCTCTCCGTCGGCGGCGCGGCCGAGCACATCGGGCGGACGCCCGGAAGGGCGGAACTGCGGAGGCCCGACGGCGAAACGACGCCCGTGCTCCGCTACGACGTCGACTCCGCCTATGTCCAGACGCTCGGATTGCGCCTTAGGGAAGGCCGGCTCTTCGACCCGGGGCGCACCGGCGAGGCGGGCCGCGCGGTTGTCGTCAACGACCGCTTCGTCCGTGCGATGGGATGGGCCAATCCGCTTGGACAGACCGTCCGGCTCGACACCACGGTGTACGCGGTCGTCGGCGTCGTCGAGGACTTCTCCTTTTTTCTACTCGCCGAACCCCAGCCCGCGGCGCTCGTGGCGAGCCCCGCAACGGCCTTCCCCTACCTGACCGTCCGTGTGCGCGACGATGCCCTCGCGGGGGTGGAGGCCTATGCCGAAACCGTGTGGAAGCGTCTCTATCCCGAATCCACGATCTCAAAGTACCGGCAGGCGACGGTATTCGACGACACGTACCAGCAGTACAACAGCGTCACGCAAACCTTCAACTACATCGCCGGCCTCGCGCTGCTCATCGCGTGCATGGGGTTGTTCGGTCTGGCGTCGCAGAACATCGCGCGGCGGATGAAGGAAATCAGCATCCGCAAGGTCGTGGGCGCTTCGCTGGGGCGGCTCACGATCCTGATCAATCGGCGTTTTCTCGTGCAGCTGGCGGTGGCCGCCGGCATCGCCACTGCCCTGTGTATCCTGGGTATCAACCTGCTTCTCGGGGTCGTCCGCGAATCGGTCCCGATAGCGCATATGCCCCTGACTCCCCTGCCCTTCCTGGTCGCGTACGCCCTGGTGCTGGGCACCACCGCCCTGGCGATCGGGTCGCAGTGGCACAAGATCGCGGGCGCGAATCCCGCTGACGTGCTGCGGGGCGACGGGTGA
- a CDS encoding PadR family transcriptional regulator: protein MQSKRLLAASLEPVMLTLLAEGPKYGYEIIQRARRLSNGRIQWSNSQLYPLLHRLETDGLVEAFWEASENGPDRKYYRLTPQGLDALDATKNEWRAMHAIFAELWGPEFTLGLAG from the coding sequence ATGCAATCCAAACGCCTCCTCGCGGCCTCGCTCGAACCGGTGATGCTGACCTTGCTGGCCGAAGGGCCCAAGTACGGCTACGAAATCATCCAGCGCGCCCGCCGGCTCTCGAACGGCCGCATCCAGTGGTCGAACAGCCAGCTCTACCCCCTCCTGCACCGACTGGAGACGGACGGACTCGTCGAGGCCTTCTGGGAGGCGTCCGAGAACGGGCCCGACCGCAAGTACTACCGCCTCACCCCGCAGGGCCTCGATGCGCTCGACGCGACGAAAAACGAATGGCGCGCCATGCACGCGATTTTTGCGGAGCTGTGGGGCCCCGAGTTCACCCTGGGACTGGCCGGCTGA
- a CDS encoding isocitrate lyase/phosphoenolpyruvate mutase family protein: MLSDKSVSFASLHAGPGFVIPNPWDVGSARLLQALGYEALATTSAGFAWSLGRLDGEVTRGEKLAHCRAIVEAVDIPVSADLENGFGHKPEEAAEMIVLASETGLAGGSIEDYSGNPDDPIYSLDHAVERIQAVVEAIRGLPTPFVLTARAENLLHGRMDLDDTIRRLQAFEAAGADVLYAPGLKTLDDVRLVTGSLSKPVNVLGPMVAGASVDDLFDAGARRISLGGALARAALGGMLDAAVQLRQNGGFGWLAGAAPGARIAALLQRWH; the protein is encoded by the coding sequence ATGCTTTCAGATAAATCCGTTTCCTTTGCCTCCCTCCACGCCGGCCCCGGCTTCGTCATTCCCAACCCGTGGGACGTCGGCTCCGCGCGGCTGTTGCAGGCGCTCGGGTACGAGGCGCTCGCGACGACCAGCGCCGGCTTCGCCTGGTCGCTCGGCCGGCTCGACGGCGAAGTGACGCGCGGCGAAAAACTGGCGCACTGCCGGGCTATCGTCGAGGCCGTCGACATCCCCGTCAGCGCCGACCTCGAGAACGGATTCGGGCACAAACCGGAGGAAGCGGCCGAAATGATCGTGCTGGCTTCGGAAACGGGGCTGGCCGGCGGATCCATCGAGGACTACAGCGGCAACCCGGACGACCCGATCTACAGCCTCGATCACGCCGTCGAACGCATCCAGGCCGTCGTCGAGGCGATCCGTGGTCTCCCGACTCCCTTCGTGCTCACCGCCCGCGCCGAGAACCTCCTTCACGGCCGCATGGACCTCGACGACACCATCCGCAGGCTCCAGGCCTTCGAGGCCGCCGGCGCGGACGTGCTCTACGCCCCGGGTCTCAAAACGCTCGACGACGTTCGCCTCGTCACCGGGTCGCTGTCAAAACCCGTCAACGTCCTCGGCCCTATGGTCGCCGGCGCATCCGTCGATGACCTGTTCGACGCCGGCGCCCGGCGCATCAGCCTCGGCGGCGCCCTCGCCCGCGCCGCTCTCGGCGGCATGCTGGACGCGGCCGTCCAGTTGCGGCAAAACGGCGGCTTCGGCTGGCTCGCCGGCGCCGCCCCGGGGGCTCGCATCGCGGCGCTGCTGCAACGCTGGCACTGA
- a CDS encoding DUF1080 domain-containing protein — MKTVYLLIILLLLTLPAAGQDDSFRPLFDGQTLAGWEGNPTYFRVENGVLISGRLDADIPHNNFLCTTEEFDNFDLRLDVRMNGRRNNGGIQIRTERIPLHYEVSGYQADIGEWPPEDTKFVWGAMYDETRRNTYLSPAREDIPDFVHITDWNDYRVLADGPRIQIWVNGVLTTDYTETQAVPGKGRICAQIHGGPAAEVWHKNIRIKELSYPLFDGKTLAGWEGNPDYFRVEDGSIVAGRLDRAIPNNEFLCTTKEYGDFELTLQAKMRGNVNNGGIQFRTKRIPNHHEVSGYQADIGAVGTNEKPVPVWGSLYDESRRDRYLVPAVPDIASFSSMTEWNDYRLVAKGSRIQIWINGRQTTDFTEVSHVDDSGVICVQIHGGQAAEVWHRNLAIRVLR, encoded by the coding sequence ATGAAAACCGTCTACCTGCTGATCATCCTCCTTCTCCTCACCCTCCCCGCAGCCGGCCAGGACGATAGCTTCCGCCCGCTATTCGACGGACAAACCCTCGCCGGCTGGGAAGGTAATCCCACCTACTTCCGCGTCGAGAACGGCGTCCTGATCTCCGGCCGGCTCGATGCCGATATCCCGCATAACAATTTTCTCTGCACCACGGAGGAATTCGACAACTTCGATCTCCGGCTCGACGTTCGCATGAACGGCCGGCGCAACAACGGCGGCATCCAGATCCGCACCGAGCGCATCCCGCTCCACTACGAAGTCTCCGGCTACCAGGCCGACATCGGCGAGTGGCCGCCGGAGGACACGAAGTTCGTCTGGGGGGCGATGTACGACGAAACGCGGCGCAATACCTACCTCTCGCCGGCCCGGGAGGACATCCCCGACTTCGTCCACATCACCGACTGGAACGACTACCGCGTCCTCGCAGACGGCCCCCGCATCCAGATCTGGGTCAACGGCGTCCTCACAACCGACTACACCGAAACCCAGGCCGTACCGGGCAAGGGCCGGATCTGCGCCCAGATCCACGGCGGACCCGCCGCCGAGGTGTGGCACAAGAACATCCGCATCAAGGAACTGAGCTACCCGCTGTTCGACGGCAAGACCCTCGCCGGCTGGGAAGGCAATCCCGACTACTTCCGGGTCGAGGACGGCTCCATCGTCGCCGGCCGGCTCGACCGCGCCATCCCCAACAACGAATTCCTCTGCACCACGAAGGAATACGGGGATTTTGAGCTGACGCTCCAGGCAAAGATGCGTGGCAACGTCAACAACGGGGGCATCCAGTTCCGAACCAAGCGCATCCCGAACCACCACGAGGTATCCGGATACCAGGCGGATATCGGGGCCGTGGGCACCAACGAGAAGCCCGTGCCGGTATGGGGCTCGCTGTACGACGAGAGCAGGCGCGACCGCTACCTCGTGCCGGCCGTTCCCGACATCGCGTCTTTCTCCAGCATGACGGAGTGGAACGACTATCGACTGGTGGCGAAAGGCTCCCGCATCCAGATATGGATCAATGGCCGGCAAACCACCGACTTTACCGAGGTCTCGCACGTAGACGACTCCGGTGTGATCTGTGTCCAGATACACGGCGGGCAGGCGGCCGAGGTGTGGCACCGCAATCTGGCGATCCGGGTATTGCGCTAG